From the genome of Salvia splendens isolate huo1 chromosome 7, SspV2, whole genome shotgun sequence:
GGCTAAAACAAATGCTCTCGAACCCCCTCATACGTACGTGCCATGGGTAGTTGTGGATGGACAGCCCATATATGATGTGAGTATCCTCTGGCTTTTCCTTCAAAACATCATGGAAGAATCAAAGCAGGAATTATTAACCCTTACCTCTTCTTCTTCATGCTGAAATGTGTTGAGCTTTGCATATATTTCTCTATCCGATCAGATGAATATAGCAATACTAAAGGAGTAACATAGATTGCTTTATTAGTCCCTTAAGAGATAAGAGGCACCCAAGTGATATTAAAGGTGCCTCAGTTGCATTTCAGAATGTGTTTGTCAGACACAAAATATGCCAAATATATGAAATGAGAAACTATATCTGCAATGTATGAGAAGAATCAAGCCACACAATATCGATATGTGATAGGCATGATACCTGATGAGTGATGTTAGATATCTAGTCCTTTTCGCATGAGATGTTGGTTCCATGCCAGCCAACATGGTAAATGCTCACACACAAATTGCATGCTTGCACACTCAGAAAACAATCCCCATCATTAATCCTTACTTCATGTGCATCTGAGCTTTTACTGATTCCTGAATATAACATACTATCCAATGCTGCAGGATTATCGGAACTTCAAAAGCTATATCTGTGATGCATACAAAGGGACCCCCAAACCATCCGCTTGCACTGAATTGTCAGTTGGGCGCATTCGAAAGGTGAAAATGGACTTGCTCAATTCTCTCTTTGGACAAGGATCATTCAAATCAAAGATGTCCCGTGTATTGCCAGCAATACTTTCATGGCTGCAAAGTCGTATATAGTACGTATGTGGTTTTAGACTTATGTTGCTCTTTCAAAACCCTTGAAGGTGCTCTCTCTTGTATGGTCTAAAGGTTATTGTAGTCGAAAGGGGAAAGAAGATTGTATTTGCGTATGTTGAACAATTAGTTTGTTATATTGCATATGTAATTATATACTTAAATGATGATGGGGATGTGCAGCTTTATTTACCCAGATAGCATAGACCCTTCAGCAATCAAAATGCCACTTTTATACATATTTTTGTGGATCTCATATACTCCGTTTGTCCCCATTATCTGTGCAGAATAAAAAGGTTCATAATTTTGATTAAGTGAACATTATTAAATTGTTATACTATTTCTTATTAATACTATATCACAGACAAAAGGTTATAATATAATGGATCTCACTGTATCATCTTAATTAATTTCACTATTATCTTATTCATTAATCGAATGCCATCTCGTAGTATATAATCTCATTCgaccaaaagaaaaaaacaataatataatATCACAGCACTGTTGATGCAAAATTTAAAACGTTTTCCCTGAATAACATTTCACAATAACTTTTGTTAATTTATACTGTATTAGTATTATTTACTGATCAAGAACGAACTCTCGTCTTGTTTTACTAAAATATCTCAAagcaaaaaaattattataacaattttaCTAAATACGTAGTACTATATTACATTCTCCAAATAAATCACTTAaacctttattcattttcttaattaagATTTTGCAACAACATTCGTTAGTCTATATGCCATCTGATTCATCATCATTACCAATCCACGACTATAATTTTGATCATGTTTCATTCaagtttttcaaaattttatttttaaaagaacaCTAACTTTGAAACGATATTAGTACTTAGGGTGAacaaaaaaatcgaaaaccgaatatccgaaccgaattaaaccgaaaatttgaaattcggttaggttttttcggtttttcgattcggttcaattttgaaaatataaaaatttcagtttttcgatTTGGTTCGGGTGGAAAAAAAGCGAAAAACCGAAAAAGCGAATTATagtttaaatataatattatagacatatatattctattaatttaatataatatatatatgtattataatagggtcctgttaggttgagattttttagcttaattgagaaatgagatgcaatctcagccactaatccacaagattaacgacatgtcaacagctatcacattatgtcaacacgggggtataagtgtcatttcgtgttttaatgtgtcggattgttgacatggcttgtatgtctagttgacatgacttataattgttgttgacatggtttctatgtgcagttgacatggttgtacgtgtagttgacatgacttgtaacacagttgacatggcttgtacgtgtagttgacacgatatgtaccgtagttgacatgacatgtcAATATTTTATACAATCTCATCTACCAAATTGGTATTTTATGGATATGTCTTACGAAGCTCAAGGTATGTTCTCATGCTAATTCCACAAATGTCAGCAAAAAACATCCCATAATGTATTCATAAATTTCAGATAAATGTCACTAGCAACGCAAATGTCAATGTGTCAACAGACCTCCAAAGGCACCTACAAAATGTCATCCTAAATTTTCATCTTCAATTCACAATGTCAACAAACCAGCATCTCCTACATTTCAACATGTCAACAGCAAATGTCTACAACTGAAGTTTCAGTATAATGTCAACAGCAAATTTGTTCACCCAAAAACCAACAGCCAATGTCGCAgattttcaacaaataaacaaCATCCGAGAAACGCCGCAGAGACAGATTTTCATGGGATTTAGGGATTTAACATTGAAAGATGTGGAAGACTTGTTCTGTTGTTCACAATAGAAGGCCACAAATTCGACGTACTCGCCGCCGCCGCGCAGCGCGCAATCCAAATTAGCACCGCCGAGGAGTATAAGGCAAAATTCGCCGCATCAGGAACATGATCGGCCGCTGCCGCCGCAGCTGCCGGAGGAATTCAGGAGGGCGATCGAGGAGATGGCGCGCGGGAAGGAGCTGACGGCGCCGGCGACGCTGGTGATTCAGAAGGAGCTGTTCCGCACCGACGTGAGCAAAAACCACAACCGCCTCTCGATCCCGGCGAGCCAGATCAGCGACGGCTTCCTGACGGAGGAGGAGCGGCGCCGCCTCAGGGCGAGGAGGAAGGGCCGCGTGGACGTGAGGGTCGTGGATCTGCGTCGGTGATTTGGGAAGGAGAGGGAGAACATAAGCTGAACAACCCattttaaacatgaaattaccattccgcccttttataattaattaatctaaaaatatttttcatgtggcaaattctggaccactcatttaataaaaatgagtggctaatattgcatctcatttctcaattagcctaaaaaatctcaattgatcatggacctattataatatatatatatatatatatatatatatatatatatatatatatatatatatatatatatatatatatatatatatatatatatatatatatatatatatagggagatgatcaaaataagtatgtgtttaaatccagaaatgcagaccaaatctcagccctaggattagatgatctaatggtcaataattaaccaaaaacacggaaggtcattattaagcaattttaggtcatattataatatttggatttaatgtcatgctaagatcgttttaggtcatgctttgttagcatgacctacaaattacctaattatgacctaaaagtgccctaattatgatattgttctgcgtttctgtatttaaatccagttttgcatagattaAAACCCTATAtaatttgtaggtcatgctaacaaagcatgacctaaaacgatcttagcatgacattaaatccaaatattataatatgacctaaaattgcttaattatgaccttccgtgtttttggttaattattgaccattagatcatctaatcctagggctgagatttggtctgcatttctggatttaaacacatacttattttgatcatctccctatatatatatatatatatatatatatatatatatatatatatatatatatatatatatatggttttgatctatgcaaaactagatttaaatacagaaacgcagaacaatatcatatgtagggcacttttaggtcatagttagttaatttttaggaaatgatcttagcatgacattaaataTATTCTCTATGGGTCCTCTTCTACtgcttataacaccataatccaaaactaagactaaATGTACAACCTTAGATTttgaaatgagtggatgagattaaagctcacaaatttcaataaatggtagacaaaatatcaataaaaaggGTAATATcatcattatgttatcatatgataattttcgtgggTGCTTTTTTATATcaatgtattacaaatatcaacaatatgacatgataatatcaacacaagtacaagaaaatatcaacacaattttattgatattttacctacattatattgagattttgcatacactatattgagattttttttacatttgttAATCAAATCTGTTTATCAAcatgtacgaaaattgaaatataatttatcaaatttcataacccgaacatcgtcggaacatatacaattgagatctcgttggaatccttacaaaattatctttaatttgatatatttttttgtgaaaaaataatttaaatcgaaagagttacgtaaatttaaagttttaagatgattttgatgagaggaaattgacattaatacccttatttaataattttataatttaaaatataatccatgcggcattatttcaaccactagatctcctaaCCTAATGACTAAGATTAGTCCTAATTTGTGATTgataattagttagcaatttatCCCTCCCCTATAtagtattgtatatatattctattaattttatatcttataatttatatatctatattctattatataaaataaaatatattatatactatatgttagtatatgtttttttttcagttttttcggTTTAGTTATGTTTTTGAAGTTCGGTTTCCGATTTTGATTTTTCGGATTAGGttcaatttgaattttgaactaaattcgattTTTCATATTTGATTCGGTTTGGATCAAAAATCGAATCGAAATACGAATGTTCACCCCTAATACTTATTTACTACTCCACATATATATCATTTATTGAAGAGGGAAACCTAAATTATGTTACGCTTCAATTAGTGTTGGTAAAATTCTTTTAAAAACAGTAACTGTCATTTCCAAACACAAAACTGAAGGTCATTTTCGTCGTATAACTCCCTCAGCCATATTTGACCATATTTTGACTATTTACCCCCTTTCTCCGCATGTTTTCAATTTCCCTTCCGCTCAATGGCGTTACCGGAGACAACTCTGAGCTCCTTAAATTAACGATTATTTTTGGGCGAAATTGAGCTTTGATCTTGAAGGTTTTGCCTCCAAACCGCCGCGAAAAGGTGGCCGGGAGGAGTGGGGGCCCTTTGATCGTGAAGTTTATCAGTCGGTAATGCTTCACGATTGGTCGGGATTTACGAGCGCAAGATTTCGGTACTCTGCGCATGTTGGGCATGTTTATGTGTATTAAATTTCTTTCTGTGCGTGGATTTGCGTGCTTATGTTAGAAATTGGGTTTTGTGCTTGCTTTTATGCCGAATTTTACCGTTTTGTGTTTTCGTTGAAAATGGTGGAATTGTTGTTTGAAGGTTGATTCTATGGGCTATTTTtggttttctaatttttattctactttttttaaatatagatTTTCAAGCAGTATCTGTTGTGGCGTTGGTTTGACTTTAGAGGTGGGGGGATGAGGTGCGAGATAGTTCCTCTGATGTTGGGTTTCTTTCTTTTGCTGCTCGTATCTGGTgagttttcttttccctttctGTAAAGACTTCTcgttttcctttctttcttaTAATGGTCAGATTTGAGGTCGAAGAATTTTGGTTAGAATTACTTGTTTTAGATTAATATGCTTCAGTTTTTACTGTGGATGCTGCAGTTCCTGTTTTGCTCTTCCatgtgaatatatttttttcaaactcATTTGATAAGTGTCGCAAAACAAAGGAGCTTTTTGCTTGGTCTAATACTGGTTTCTGTgtgcttttttttcttcttgtatTATGATACTTATTAAAGATGAGATTGATATGGAAATCGACGTGAAGTGGGAAGAAAGCATTACTGACGAATTAGGAATATTGCCATTTGCGTTCCCATTTTTTCTTATTCCTATACTATTAGGATCATGCATGTAGAGCTATGTTTGAATAGTGATGGAGTTGCGTGAAATGTTCAAAATGATCTCTATACTTTACTAAAATGATTTTTTTGGGTGAGATCCCCTAATAGCGTGCCATTTCTTCCTGTCAGTTCCTGTCACAGTAGAGGCATCAGAGGCAAATGATGGTTATAAGCAGTGTGAACATACAGTCAAGAAATGGGCATCCTTCTCGGCTGATACCGAAGTTAGTGGCAACCAACATGCCTTGCGTGACTTGCTACTTTTCCTTCATGTACCTCGAACAGGGGGACGAACATACTACCATTGGTAATTCTCCTAGATTTTCTATTCTATGGTGTCTAGATGCCCCAATAAGAAAATACTGAAAGCAAGTCTTTGTGCAAGCTttctaatatttataatttcatgAAAATTGATTTTGCTTATTCTTTGTGCTATTTGTTAAATTTCTATACAGTTTCTTGAAAAAGCTGTACTCAAGCTCCTTGGaatgtcctcggtcttatgataAACTGAGATATAACTCAAGGTAATGCTTAATTTCCGTGTAAAGTTTGTGGCTGAAAAGCAGTAGTAATTGATATGTTTAGTTCACTGTAAAGAACCATAGTGCAATCAGCTATCATGCATCCTTGCGTTTTAAACTATTTGGTTCATCTCTTTGAAGCATTTTTAAAGCAcagcaaaatatatatgaaaacTTGGCTACTCACGGTGAGATTTTCTTCTTGCCCAATCAATGACTGCGATTGTAAAAGTTTAACTGTGTGTTGGATGAATGATATGGTTATCATTGTGAGACAATGCAAAAGTTAAATATAGCTAGCGTGTCTTCTAATTATTGACATGCTTGTTTTTTTCCTCTTGATATCATTTTTAAGATAAGATACTATCATGAAAAGTCAAAGCATGTAAGAAAAGATACTAACAAATAGTTGGAGTTGTAGATGTGGAAGAAGTGTTGTTTTATCCTTATATATACCATAGACGTGTGTAAGAAGTGGGATTGGTTTTTATCTTGCAGAAAATCGAGTTGCCGTTTATTATCTACACATGATGACTACTCTGTGATGTCCAAACTTCCCAGGGAGAGAACTTCACTGATGACAATACTTAGAGACCCTATTGAACGTGTTTTTAGCACTTACGAATTTTCTTTGGAGGTGGCCTCTAGGTTTTTGATTCATCCCAATTTAACATCTGTATTAACAATGTCCCGAAGTGCACGTCGTAAGACATCTGGAGTGAATACTCTGGATATTTGGCCCTGGAAGTATCTGGTTCCTTGGATGAGAGAAGACCTTTTTTCACGGGTATGCTCAGCTACCGTGATTGAGATTTTTCGGTTGAAATAAATGTTGACATGTACATGTTCTGTCGATATTGATAGTCTTCTCCAAGTCTCTGATTTGAACAATGACTTTTAAGTTTGAATTGTATTCTCTGCGATACATGATCATCATTATTAGGTTTTCAGCTTTGGTTGTAATAATGTTTGGATTCAGAAGTCTTGCAGTGTAATATGTGGAATTTTATATTCTTCAAGACCCCTCATTCCTGAGTATTGGTTTTATTATGAGATATTCTATTCTATAATATGTTCTTTCATCTATGCCAGAGGGACATTAGAAAACTTAGAGGGCAAGTTAATTTAGTGGCTGGTGATCCGTATGACATGGAAGACATTGCGATGCCTCTGCATGAGTACATTAATGAGCCTGTTACTCGAGACATTGTCCACAATGGGGCCACTTTCCAGGTATTGCATTGTCCTCTGTACTTCAAATCTTTTTAGGTTATTTCATTAGTAGATATGTTCAAAAAGATATGCTTTAGAAATTCTGTTGTTCTCGCCTCATTTGTTAAAAATTTTGCCTTTGGAATTCAGTGTTATAGAAGGGTTGTCCCTGCATGATTCATTTGTACTTCATCTGAAATGACACTGTAAAATATTTCAGACAATTATGTAAATATTCTATTGTAAAGTTACTGGGTCACCTTAATTAAGAGCAACTCTATGTCTCTAAAGGGCTTTATGTAATAACAACGTATTTTTTTTGATGGATAATGACAATGTATTTTTAAGTGAATAATGAATTAGTTCTTGGTggaaattatattaatatttaaaccATAGACCATTTTTTCTGAGCAACATTTGGAAGTAGGCTTACAGAGAACAACAGGTGACATGTTGTTAGTAGTTTTAATTTAACTTGTACTCAGGTTGGATGTTGGATTGCTATTATTTTCCTCAGAGTTAAGTAGGCATGTCAACTCTTGTGCTGCTGCATGGTTATCTGTTATATGAGTAATGAAATAGACAGAGCCTGTATATTATCATAAGTTTCTTGCCATACTTACTCATCTTAACTTACTGTAATTTTAATACCAATTTTTGCTAAAAGAATATAGTTGGATTAGAATTGGAGTCATGGTTTTCATATTAAAGTGGAAGACAGTGATCTTTGAGTTTGTTTGGTATGCATTGCATTATGTTCATGGATGAACATTAGGTATTTATCCTGCAAGATCACTCTTTATTTTCTCTGTCTTTTTTTTGGTCTTGTTCAGTCCTTGGCTGCAGCATGGTTCTATTCTCTTACATCTGAGATTTTCAGATTGTAGGTCTCACAAACAACTCTTATTTTACTGAAGCACATGAAGTGCGTCATTGTGTGCTTAAGTATCATTCTCTTGGTGATTATGTGCTTCAAGTTGCAAAGGTATGGTAGAAGGATTCACTAATTTTGATATCGATTATGTCACAATGTTTGTGCAGTCccattatgttttttttttcatattatggTTCAGTCATGGTAGAGAATTGTGATTCTTGCAGAAGAAGTTGGATAACATGATTTATGTTGGACTGACTGAAAATCATAAAGAATCGGCCAACATGTTTGCAAATGTAGTTGCTACACAGGTGATTTCCAAGCACAAAACATCAAGCTCTAATTCAGATGGTGCTGGCGACAATGACTCAGGTTAGTGATTCGAAGTCATTAATTGTACTAAATCCAAATTGTTTGTGTATTGAAACTAAACAGTGATGATATATTTGTGCAATCTTGGAAGTAGT
Proteins encoded in this window:
- the LOC121810340 gene encoding B3 domain-containing protein At2g24670-like; translated protein: MSTTEVSKATNSTYSPPPRSAQSKLAPPRSIRQNSPHQEHDRPLPPQLPEEFRRAIEEMARGKELTAPATLVIQKELFRTDVSKNHNRLSIPASQISDGFLTEEERRRLRARRKGRVDVRVVDLRR
- the LOC121741157 gene encoding protein-tyrosine sulfotransferase-like gives rise to the protein MRCEIVPLMLGFFLLLLVSVPVTVEASEANDGYKQCEHTVKKWASFSADTEVSGNQHALRDLLLFLHVPRTGGRTYYHCFLKKLYSSSLECPRSYDKLRYNSRKSSCRLLSTHDDYSVMSKLPRERTSLMTILRDPIERVFSTYEFSLEVASRFLIHPNLTSVLTMSRSARRKTSGVNTLDIWPWKYLVPWMREDLFSRRDIRKLRGQVNLVAGDPYDMEDIAMPLHEYINEPVTRDIVHNGATFQIVGLTNNSYFTEAHEVRHCVLKYHSLGDYVLQVAKKKLDNMIYVGLTENHKESANMFANVVATQVISKHKTSSSNSDGAGDNDSEQHSQLPDMKTDANDKDQNQKNVSSTGEDNAIQENWTVGKLMKAYNSCVLKLRNSQADRRVNSLKQLYPANFTKEARKRVPEALIKEITLLNSLDVELYKYGQYIFGKQQEHMTQSMVHDEEPSGMLSTSTYHGIYNTPSWKFVSLSAAALMPLLIFIFIFVSSRRRTSKVKL